The proteins below are encoded in one region of Apium graveolens cultivar Ventura chromosome 4, ASM990537v1, whole genome shotgun sequence:
- the LOC141718612 gene encoding uncharacterized protein LOC141718612, which translates to MRNGYVYILTIVSLISGLTPHLAGRLWQQYVVDQFAAIEQYRLDRVSMHQTTIRADLYNSVRDALSKGDHDPMHVGKAIILPASFTRSQRYMSQYFRNSLAICRAIGHPSLFLTMTCNSKWPEIQEMLKLLPNVDPVDVPDIISRVFKLKLDQLLDLIKKKNYFGKCIGVMHVIEFQKRGLPHVHMLIWLSPESRPNSIEKVDRLVSAEIPDKNSDPIAYEAVKNYMMHGPCGLMVIPILKIVVFLFIGGVTLSSADLENVCNNATSKKSKLEAWFVANSEFPQAQNFTYSDFPTQFTWIKKTAKWKLRQRGDVVGRLAEVHATTGELFHLRMLLLRCKGALSFSQLRTIDGTTYDTFKEACGALGLLNNDKQWHNALEENALSAMPIQIRAMFVNILAYCSVSDPLALWEKH; encoded by the exons ATGCGTAATGGCTATGTGTATATTCTCACCATCGTCTCATTAATTTCAGGTTTAACGCCACACCTTGCAGGACGTTTGTGGCAACAATATGTTGTGGATCAGTTTGCTGCCATTGAACAATATAGATTAGACCGGGTTTCAATGCATCAAACTACCATCCGTGCTGATTTGTATAATTCTGTGCGTGATGCTCTCAGTAAAGGAGACCATGATCCAATGCATGTTGGAAAAGCTATTATACTGCCTGCTTCATTCACTAGATCCCAACGATACATGTCTCAATACTTTAGGAATTCCTTGGCGATATGTCGTGCAATTGGtcatccatccttatttctcacCATGACTTGTAACTCAAAGTGGCCAGAGATACAAGAAATGCTTAAATTGTTGCCCAATGTCGATCCTGTTGATGTACCGGATATTATTTCTCGCGTGTTTAAACTGAAGCTTGATCAGCTATTAGATTTGATTAAAAAGAAGAACTATTTTGGAAAGTGTATAGGAG TTATGCATGTAATTGAATTCCAGAAGCGTGGTTTGCCACACGTGCATATGCTAATCTGGCTGAGCCCTGAAAGCAGACCTAATTCTATTGAAAAGGTTGACCGGTTGGTTTCTGCTGAAATACCAGATAAGAATTCTGATCCAATAGCATATGAAGCTGTTAAAAACTACATGATGCATGGACCCTGTG GTTTAATGGTAATACCTATTTTGAAGATTGTGGTTTTCCTGTTTATCGGAGGCGTAACACTG AGTTCTGCAGATTTGGAGAATGTGTGCAATAACGCGACTTCCAAAAAAAGTAAACTAGAGGCTTGGTTTGTAGCTAACAGTGAATTTCCACAAGCTCAAAATTTTACGTATTCTGACTTTCCCACCCAGTTTACATGGATAAAGAAAACTGCTAAATGGAAGCTTAGACAAAGAGGTGATGTGGTTGGGAGGTTAGCAGAGGTTCATGCAACAACTGGTGAATTATTTCACCTTCGAATGCTGTTACTTAGATGTAAAGGTGCTTTATCTTTCTCTCAGTTGCGCACTATTGATGGAACTACATATGATACATTTAAGGAAGCATGTGGTGCTCTTGGTCTGTTGAATAATGACAAGCAATGGCATAATGCTTTGGAAGAAAATGCATTATCAGCTATGCCAATCCAAATTCGGGCTATGTTTGTTAACATACTGGCATATTGTTCAGTGTCTGATCCGCTTGCGCTATGGGAAAAACACTAG